The Helianthus annuus cultivar XRQ/B chromosome 11, HanXRQr2.0-SUNRISE, whole genome shotgun sequence region ttaaccacttgatTCCAAGATCAAAAAGTTTCATGCCCTGAGtccctatagccacttttcttaaccatttgagtctaaGTTTCTAATTCCATTTCAATATTCTGTTAGTTTCTAatgaaaagactaaaataccatGTATTTAAGAAAtagaaatataaataaataacaaacctTATCTCACTTATACCCTCTGAGTTCCTGCTTCACtaaccccttacacccttatctCAACCCTATGTCCGACCACCACCTACACACCACCGCCGCCACACCAACCGTCCTAACCAGCTTCAGTATTTGCAGATTCTTGAACGCTGCAATACCGCGCAAAACCTGATCATCACAACGACGCAAAACGAGCTCTTGCATCGTCGGACACCCCTCCGCAAAATTTAACAAACCGATTTCACTACAATTCGCAACCACAAGCCTCTGAAGATTCGGGTACTTACTACACAAACTTTGCAGCCCTAAATCTATTTCACTAACAGGTACCAAAACAAGATTATTCGATAGCGAAACATCGAAATCAATACAAAAGGCACCAAATTCACAACCTAAAGAAAGATTCTATTTTTTGTATGCTTATTATTAATCACACTTCCAAGAAGCAAATCCACATCTATAATATTAGGAAACCTTGAGAACATCCTACTAGATGTCACAAAACCccaatcaaaaaccctaattgacTTCATCAAACGACCATTGAGATTCAGCCAGTTTTTCGACACCAACGAATTCGAATCGCCCCCCTTTTCGTTTTTTTCTTTGTAGCTGCCTCCTTTTTTGATTTGTCCCGGCCCGGGGGACGTTCCTCCTCTCGTATGGCGTACTCTTCTTCGTCAAATTCGGCGTCTtcgtttaaattaaattgacATCTTGCGTCTGAGCCGCGGGCACTAAAACTACCGGTCTCCGAGGTTTTTTGTCGTTTTGCCATCTCAACCTCATTTGGAACCGGCGCCCACTTGTTGGATGTTCGTAAAACTTCCCCAGCCCGAATGTGTGGGAAAGCGGTTCTATGGTTCGACTTGTATTTATCCATTGCCGCTTTGAAAACATCCTCGTCGCTTATCCCACTACGACGCCCACTTGTATATGAATTATTATATACCTCCGAAAACCGGTTCACGACCGGACTCATCTTTCGCCACTTCGAAGATATCGAGTCTAGATCTCGATATTATCCTTGTTCCATTATCCCAAGGAACTTTGATAATACCGCTTTCCAAAACCCCTCGCCTGTTTGGTTGTTACCTATATTTAACAAAAGTATATATTAAAAAGTAtatactaaaaaaattaaaattaaactttACATACCTTTAGCGGGGTGTGTGGATGTGCTAATATATGCCTTCACTAAGGCCTCCTCCTCGAGTGGCGTCCACGGTTTTGGCTTTGGTTTCGAAGGTTGATTTTGGTCAACCGCAACTTGCTTTCCTTTTTTATGTTTAGAAGATTGCGGTTGCGTCTCTGGAACGACTTCAATGTCGTCTTCATCGGGTTCTAGTGGTTGAGAAGTTTGAACGGGTTGTGGTGGTTGAGAAGCTTGAACGGGTAGCACGTTGAACGAGTTTCGCATCATCAAGTTTTGTAACGCTTGAGTTTGTTGCGTACTCGAAAAAACGTTCGGAGATTGTTGGAAACCCGCAAAAGCGTTGACCAAAAATTGCGAGAAAGGGTTCTGGTCCATTGTAGGATAGTACTCGGGCACCGAAAAAACATTCGGGTTTGGATTTGGGTTGTTCGGGTTCTTCGGGTTGTATGGATCCATTGTAAAGAGTAGAAGAATGTTCTataaaaaaagtagaagattttATAAAAAGTTGAGAGAGAGATGAGGTTGAAGTGGGtaaaaaaagggtaaaaaggttgtatttatataaaatgtttaTGGATTTTGAggtttttttaataataaacGTTGCTTTTTAATTTAGgcatttaaattattattattattattattattattattattattattattattattattattattattattattattatttgcaaCGGTCAGAAGCCAAACGTCCCATTTTTTACGTCccattttttgtctttttctggcCCGGCACAAACGTCTCCTTGCAAGGCCAaccccataccgtgtagcctaagTTTTCTGTATCTACATGCGCCGCATCGCGCGCGGGCAAAATCCCTGGTGTTAATATGATAtgggtgctactttctacaccccctctatttacttttttcacccccctcctctcacatacttacaggtggggcctgcgtgggaccgacagtttCCCTCTCACAAGGGGGGGTGTAATCAGGAAGGGTGGGGGGTGCGTATAGAATGAGCCTATGATATTTGAAGAGGCGGTCCGGATCGATATCCGGGGCTCCTGCTCCATATATGCCCAAACCTCCAATCGGATCTCCTATTCAAATCTAGAAGGTACCAGAACGAACACCTTCGTCCCCAACCCCAAACCCTAACTCGTCATTTGTGCCACAAAGTTTGCATTCGTTGATCCTCATTATCTTCTCCTCAACAACAACAAAGAATCAGGTAATCATTTCATCACATACTCAATACTCTTTTCTAGTCTTACAATTGCTTTATAATATAATATTCACGTATACATATAGTATCCCTCCCTGCAATAGATTCAGTTCATGTACCAATTCATCCTTACACAAGTCTATAGCTTGTAAATTACATTACCGTTAGGTTTTAGGTCATATATTATTATCTGTCTATGCAATAGATTCAATTTCTGTGTAATTTAATCACAGGGTTAGGTTTTAGGTCATACCGGCGTGATGGAATAACCAATCGTGTACTTTATCGGCTTTTTCGTTAACTTCTAACGAGGCTGATTTGCATTTTGTAGAACTTATGGCGCATAGGGTGTTAAGAGATCATGAAGCGGATGGTTGGGAACGGTCTGACTTTCCGATTATATGCGAATCATGCTTAGGTGACAATCCGTACATTCGAATGGTAATCGTTTAGTACTTTCTTTATTATGTAATGCAAGGTCTATGTTTTTATTTTAGCGTGTAACTAAAATGATAAAGTTTTGCAGACAAAAGAGAACTATGGTGCGGAGTGTAAGATCTGCACCAGGCCGTTTACGGTGTTCATGTGGAGACCAGGTCGTGATGCAAGATACAAGAAAACTGAGATTTGCCAAACTTGTAGCAAGTTGAAGAATGTTTGTCAAGTGTGTGTTTTGGATCTTGAGTATGGGTTACCGGTCCAGGTTCGTGATACTGCACTTAGTATCAGCTCACATGATTCCATTCCGAAGAGTGATGTCAACCGGGAATACTTCGCAGAGGAACATGATCGCAGGGTATGTCAGTTTACAGTTCCTGCTTACACTTTGTTAGACATGATTGCTAGATTTTTTGTTTTGAAATTGCTTAAAGTATGCTGTGATCTGGGCTACACATGAATCTGATTCTCGAATTCAGACTAGAAAATCTTTTTCTTCGTTTTTCGTTTGTTGTTACTAAACCAAGGTGGTGGCACACCGGTAAGCGTCTGATTTCTTCTAGCATATGTCTTAGGTTTGAATTCAGCTTCCATTGGTTTTTTCTTGTAACTTCTTGAAGGCCACCTGCCCTGTGCACGTTCCATTGTTTGGCAGGGTGTTGATGGGGTCTGTGAGTTTTCCGGTGATGTGTTCTCACCACTAATAAAATAAGCTTGGTGTTATTACAGTGGCTTTAATAGAATCATATGCCCTTCATGTGTTTGTAAAACATACTCAACCATGTACTAAATTAGCTATTAGTATTTAACCCGATTCTTGTTAGAAACTTAGAATATATGCTGGGTCAATTATACATAATAAGAGGCAGCAATTTTGATTCCTTTAGAGCATTTACAATAGAATCCTcatctagggctgtaaacgaaccgaacgttcagcgaacagttcgtgaaccgttcggcgggaagttcgtttatgttcgttcgtttattacgaacatgaacaagaaattttgttcgattagttaaatgaacgaacatgaacagaggtctcgttcgttcgattgtgttcgtgaacgttaggtaaggtgttcgtgaacattcgttgatttgcgttcgtttatgttcgtatgtttgtgttttaattgaaaatcttcgtactttcttatattttatttgtactttttatattattaaacttttatttattttattttccctaaaaattaaactaggaaacccactttcaccttgtttatgcatcatttccctttcatttctcattatttacatccacgaatacgattgacctccgttccacaataagggattcaagttcgagtgctactctttgggccatctatctttatccttcgtcacgttcgccaaatttatttgtgttcgtgaaccgttcgcgaatacgctcatttccttaatgaacgaacacgaacataaaatctcgtttggtaagtgttcatgaacgcatttatttccttaacgaacgaacacgaacaaggccttgttcgtgttcgttcggttcgtttacagccctacagtCATCTTCTTTCATACAATTTAACTAAAATAAACTATATCTCTAATTCCCTATAATTTGTTCACTTTATTAACTGTAACCTTTTCAAGGTTTTGTAGAGTTATGGTCTCTTAAAGTAGCACGAAGTGTTCATTAATTTATTCATTACTGCAGGCAAGGGCTGGTCTAGATTATGAATCTTCATATGGTAAGGTCCGCCCTAATGACACGCTTTTGAAGCTTCAAAGAACAACACCATACTACCAGAGAAACCGAGCACATATTTGTAGTTTTTACATCAGAGGCGAATGTACAAGAGGTGCTGAATGCCCGTACAGACATGAAATGCCCGTCACTGGAGAGCTATCTCAGCAGAATATCAAAGATCGTTATTATGGGTATGTAACTTTTGACGACAGTTTTAATGCAAATACATTATCTGTATTTATATGACGATAATCAAATGGTTCAAATATGATTGCTGTGATTGCAGAATTAATGATCCGGTGGCATTGAAACTTTTAAACAAAGCTGGTGATATGCCCGCTTTAGAACCACCAGATGATGAAAGTATCAGAACATTGTATGTCGGAGGGCTTGATGCGAGAATTTCCGAGCAGGATCTTAGAGACGAGTTTTACTCACACGGTGAAATCGAGTCGATAAAGATGGTGGTCCAAAAGGCTTGTGCGTTTGTTACTTACACGACTAGAGAAGGGGCAGAGAAGGCAGCTGAAGAACTCTCGAATAAGCTCGTGGTTAAAGGTCTTAGGTTAAAACTGATGTGGGGCCGACCACAAGTGGCGAAAGATGGTGAAACGGGTTCGTCGGTTGCTCATGGCGGTTTATTGCCTAGGGCCGTTATATCGCACCAGCAGTATCAGGATGTTCCGCCACCGGGGACCTCGACCAGTCAGGAGCAGCAACCACTGCCACCACACATGCAGTATTTTAACATTCCGCTGCCACCGCCTCAGCATGAGAGGACGTTTTATCCGTCTATGGATCCTCAGAGGATGGGAGCGATGATCCCAAACCAGGCAGGCGGTGGTTCAGGTGGTTCGGAGCAGCCCCCGCAAGGTGATTCGGGTCTGCAGTATTCTGCttacccaccaccaccactgccacctcaaGGCGGTGATCAATACTATCAATACTATCAACAGTATTATGCGCCACCGCCTCCTGAACAATCATATCAACAATACCCTCCACCAGCTTACCCCTCCACAGTGCCTCCAACGGGACCCACCGATGAGGAAGTGTAGTAGCAGAAACCGACACCCTTACCCTTCAACGCAGCTGGGTTGTTGTCATCATTGATGCGTTGAGAGAAAAAAAACCgggttttgtttttatttgtaaaacagttgatgtCATGTGACTTCTTTTATTTTGCTTTAACGAATTGGTTTCTTCTATCTTTCATTACAATGTCTTCTTGTGTGTGTCACGTTTTGAATTTGGTTTTTATTCATTCTCACTTCTGAAGAAATGACAGTTGTACAAAATGCTAATCCGTGTGCTAGATAGTAACTGGAACTGGAACCGTGGACAATGCAGGCAAGAAAGAGGATGTTGAATGGGTTGTGTTTGTAGGTTGGCAAGTCAAACCTAACCGTAGTTTCTGCATGGTGCAGACATTTTTTATTACACCTTAAATCATAATCCCCCTTTACTACAAAATTACAAACATATTAAAAAGCAGACAAGATTCTCAACTTTCATATCAAACATGAAAGATCAACACAAAGTTGCTGATGCAAACCAATTTTTACATACAATAATACCATAACCCATAGTTGGTTGCCGTATGCTTAACAAACTCTATTTCTTCATGAATGATGCAATGGCAGCACCAATGGCGCTACCGCGAGAAGAACCACGATGACGATGAACCAATGAATGAGGTCTGCTCCATACAGATTTATCATTTGCAGGGAACAAAGACGCGTATAATTCCAAAACCATCGCGTTATCATAACGTTGGTGCAGCTTTTCAATCAATTTGGCTTTCTCACCGGCATCTAATACTTCCTGCATACGTAACAATAATTGATTCAATATCCTCCACTTAAATCGCTTTACTAAAAAACAAACTAGATTAACATCTTGATTACCTTTTGTTTCGGACGCTCGTATGCTGCATTTTCATCCTCTTGCTGTTTCATTTTTTCTGCGTTATTTGAATCATCCTTGTTGGCATCACCTGCTTCCGTCATCTGTATATCTTCGTTCCCAGATATAACATCTTGCTGAGACCGTTCAGCTATCACGTTTTCTTTATTTCCCTCCAACAGTATCTTCTCTTTCCCGTTTTCTTGATGTTTACTTTCCAAAGTGCTTTGTGTCTCCTTTTCCAGCTTCAACTTCTCTTCTTTATCTTCCATTTCGACATCTACGTCTTGATTTTGTGAATTGTCTGTACTCGATGATGTATCATCACCAGTAGGACTTCCAGCTGTTGAAGTTCCCTAATAAATATTGAATAAAAATTAATAACGGTAAAACACATACCATTCTTCAGAAACTACACTAAACTTCTTACTTACCTcatgtttgacttctttgaccaacCCGTCACTCGTTTCCGGATCATCAGCAGGATTCATAAGCTGTTCACGCTCTTGCCTGCGCCTCATCATGATACATATAGCACATAGACAATCATCCTTGTGCCGCTTCACTCTATTAAAAACATATAAACAAgaataacatataaaaaaattataattcaAAACCAAAGttaatttaaattatataaaaaaaagttacCCTTGACGTTTCTTAGACTTGTTTTTTAAATTCCCACCCTTGTTAGATGACTTCCCATGACTAGATACATTGCCATCCTTCATGTCACCTGCAAAGGAGACAATGCATAAAAAAGGACCAAAAAGTGTTTGTGGGTCAACCCGACCCGTCTTGAGTCTTTGACCCACCCATTTCGCATAGATATGGACATGCACAAATGTTACCTTGTTCGCTATACAGGCCTGCAGCAGACCAGTACTTAGAAAAATTCTTTTTCACTCGTTTCATGAGTTCAAGAATGTAATCGCCTTTATTATTGTACTTGTAGCAATTCTCCCATATAAACCGTACATCCTTGTACACATCCTCTGAATTCATATACTTAATACCGCTTTCAAGGTTGCTACAAATGGTCCCGAAATCCATAGGTGTTTTGATCACATCAAAATAGTCCTGTgccataaaaataaaaatatataaatccAAACATATGATTATATAGTTACGGTTCTAAAAAAGACACGTCGAAATTACAGGTATTCCGAGAGCAACAGGGTTCACTGGAACATTAAAAGGCTCTGCGGCATCCATTTTCATAATCTTCTTAATCACCTACAACAGAATATAATATTACAACGATGATTTGAAATATTTAAATTTTAAGATTTGAGAGTACCTCAAGGGAAGCATTAAGTTCTTGCTTGTTATAGACCGAATCCCGAGGAACCGACTCGGGTTCTTTCTGATGTGTTTTCTCTACCTGAGGCACTCCGGTATTACTACAAGGACTCAAACTTGAGCTAAAACCCTTTGACGTTATTATCTTTATGCTCCCGGCTTTTTTCGGTTGAGAGGTGGAACCAACTATATTGGTTTCCGGCACTGAGTTCGCACTATCTTCTACTTTCTCACTAACCACTGGTTTTTCAAGACCGATATGCGGGGTACTCTTATCGGTATCACTATGTGTATGTGCATCTGAAGAAGTCAACTGAGGTTCCAACGGCTTGGAAGATTTGATTTTAACCTTCACCCGATTATACACCAATCGTCCCACTGGTTTATTATCAGTTACTCCAGTTGAGCTGACAGGTGGAGGTTTTTCGGGCTGATCAGTTCCGGTTGACGGGGTTTTAATATCTATTCTTGAAGTTGTTTCGTCCTTTTCAGTATCACTGGAGCCCGATGTGTCTCCGTCACTTACGTTATCGATGTTTGGATCGGCCTCAGTTGTTCCCACCTTAGGGGCCTTTCCGGATTTTCCCTTCTTTCCACGCTTACGCTTCATGTTTAAGAAGTCTAATCCATAGAAAACCACTAGAAACTTAAAAACCGATAAAACTGCTACCAATTAATTTTTTTTCCATTTCTTTTCTTTAAAATTAGTattgtaaataataaaaaaataaaaacatgaaaaaaatttATGTAGCTCGCAAAGCTACTTATATGCATCTCATACAAggtatatgtgtgtatatatagttTACGAGCTACATATATGTATCTCACGACCTACATACAAggcatatgtatatatatagtttaCGAGCTACATATA contains the following coding sequences:
- the LOC110890404 gene encoding zinc finger CCCH domain-containing protein 49; this translates as MAHRVLRDHEADGWERSDFPIICESCLGDNPYIRMTKENYGAECKICTRPFTVFMWRPGRDARYKKTEICQTCSKLKNVCQVCVLDLEYGLPVQVRDTALSISSHDSIPKSDVNREYFAEEHDRRARAGLDYESSYGKVRPNDTLLKLQRTTPYYQRNRAHICSFYIRGECTRGAECPYRHEMPVTGELSQQNIKDRYYGINDPVALKLLNKAGDMPALEPPDDESIRTLYVGGLDARISEQDLRDEFYSHGEIESIKMVVQKACAFVTYTTREGAEKAAEELSNKLVVKGLRLKLMWGRPQVAKDGETGSSVAHGGLLPRAVISHQQYQDVPPPGTSTSQEQQPLPPHMQYFNIPLPPPQHERTFYPSMDPQRMGAMIPNQAGGGSGGSEQPPQGDSGLQYSAYPPPPLPPQGGDQYYQYYQQYYAPPPPEQSYQQYPPPAYPSTVPPTGPTDEEV
- the LOC110890405 gene encoding bromodomain-containing factor 2, which encodes MKRKRGKKGKSGKAPKVGTTEADPNIDNVSDGDTSGSSDTEKDETTSRIDIKTPSTGTDQPEKPPPVSSTGVTDNKPVGRLVYNRVKVKIKSSKPLEPQLTSSDAHTHSDTDKSTPHIGLEKPVVSEKVEDSANSVPETNIVGSTSQPKKAGSIKIITSKGFSSSLSPCSNTGVPQVEKTHQKEPESVPRDSVYNKQELNASLEVIKKIMKMDAAEPFNVPVNPVALGIPDYFDVIKTPMDFGTICSNLESGIKYMNSEDVYKDVRFIWENCYKYNNKGDYILELMKRVKKNFSKYWSAAGLYSEQGDMKDGNVSSHGKSSNKGGNLKNKSKKRQGVKRHKDDCLCAICIMMRRRQEREQLMNPADDPETSDGLVKEVKHEGTSTAGSPTGDDTSSSTDNSQNQDVDVEMEDKEEKLKLEKETQSTLESKHQENGKEKILLEGNKENVIAERSQQDVISGNEDIQMTEAGDANKDDSNNAEKMKQQEDENAAYERPKQKEVLDAGEKAKLIEKLHQRYDNAMVLELYASLFPANDKSVWSRPHSLVHRHRGSSRGSAIGAAIASFMKK